One genomic window of Solanum dulcamara chromosome 10, daSolDulc1.2, whole genome shotgun sequence includes the following:
- the LOC129870592 gene encoding uncharacterized protein LOC129870592, with amino-acid sequence MASQKVITVITTSSDSSTGDSHPPANCPKGQCLCSPTTHRGSFRCRYHRTSASGETSTAWFKRSKSIPVNNNNNNNNNNNLSSISPKSVEST; translated from the exons atggCTTCACAAAAAGTTATCACTGTCATCACTACTTCCTCCGATAGCTCCACCGGAGATTCACACCCGCCGGCGAACTGTCCGAAAGGACAGTGTTTGTGCTCTCCGACGACACATCGAGGATCTTTCAG ATGCAGGTACCACCGTACCTCTGCTTCTGGTGAGACAAGTACTGCATGGTTCAAGAGGTCTAAATCCATTCctgttaataataataataataacaacaacaacaacaacttgtCTTCAATTTCTCCCAAATCAGTTGAATCTACTTAA